In one window of Onychomys torridus chromosome 7, mOncTor1.1, whole genome shotgun sequence DNA:
- the Pou2af1 gene encoding POU domain class 2-associating factor 1: MLWQKSTAPEQAPAPPRPYQGVRVKEPVKELLRRKRGHASSGTAGPPTAVVLPHQPLATYSTVGPSCLDMEVSASTVTEEGTLCAGWLSQPAPATLQPLTPWTPYTEYVSHEAVSCPYSADMYVQPVCPSYTVVGPSSVLTYASPPLITNVTPRSTATPTVGPQLEGPEHQAPLTYFPWPQPLSTLPTSGLQYQPPAPALPGPQFVQLPISISEPVLQDMDDPRRAISSLTIDKLLLEEEESNTYELNHTLSVEGF, encoded by the exons CCACAGCTCCAGAGCAAGCTCCTGCCCCACCACGGCCATACCAGGGTGTTCGAGTCAAGGAGCCAGTGAAGGAGCTACTAAGGAGAAAGCGTGGCCATGCCAGCAGTGGGACAGCTGGCCCACCTACTGCG GTGGTGCTGCCCCACCAACCCCTGGCAACCTACAGCACAGTGG GTCCTTCCTGCCTTGACATGGAGGTttctgcttccacagtgacagaGGAGGGGACATTGTGTGCTGGCTGGCTCTCCCAACCTGCCCCAGCCACCCTTCAGCCCTTGACTCCATGGACACCCTACACGGAGTATGTGTCCCATGAAGCTGTCAGCTGCCCCTACTCAGCTGACATGTATGTGCAGCCTGTGTGCCCCAGCTACACAGTGGTGGGACCCTCCTCGGTGCTGACCTATGCTTCTCCGCCACTCATTACTAATGTCACG CCAAGAAGCACTGCTACGCCCACCGTGGGGCCCCAGCTAGAGGGCCCAGAGCACCAGGCACCCCTCACCTATTTCCCGTGGCCTCAGCCCCTTTCCACACTGCCCACCTCTGGTCTGCAGTACCaacctccagccccagccctgcctGGGCCCCAGTTTGTCCAGCTTCCCATCTCTATCTCAGAGCCAGTCCTTCAGGACATGGATGACCCCAGAAGAGCCATCAGTTCCCTGACCATTGACAAGCTGCttctggaggaagaggaaagcaaCACATATGAGCTGAACCACACCCTCTCTGTGGAGGGCTTTTAG